Proteins from a single region of Punica granatum isolate Tunisia-2019 chromosome 8, ASM765513v2, whole genome shotgun sequence:
- the LOC116189153 gene encoding high mobility group B protein 7-like, with product MAGGGAAKSNPPKARKRVEADTTTVPSSLVRAKDGSAFTRCDECKKDVPVALISFHSCSLDAKIKMNLEAQVVEKPAEVKRAPADRKKTSEPKSKKAKIERKVKKGKDPNMPKRPPTAFFLFMDDFRKAYKEENPDSKGVKEVAKQGGEKWKSMTDEEKKPYLDKAAELKAEYEKAVESHNTDNAEDEGASDKEDDKEEDKEAAEKEVEDEVSDPE from the exons ATGGCAGGCGGAGGAGCTGCGAAGTCGAACCCTCCAAAGGCTAGGAAGAGAGTAGAAGCCGACACTACCACCGTCCCTTCCTCTCTGGTCCGGGCTAAAGACGGCAGCGCTTTTACCAGATG tgATGAGTGCAAAAAGGATGTCCCGGTGGCCCTTATTAGCTTCCACAGCTGTAGCCTTGATGCCAAAATCAAGATGAATTTAG AGGCCCAAGTTGTTGAAAAGCCTGCAGAAGTCAAGAGGGCACCTGCTGATAG GAAGAAAACATCGGAGCCCAAGTCAAAGAAAGCTAAGATTGAGaggaaggtgaagaagggtaAAGATCCAAACATGCCTAAACGGCCTCCCACGGCCTTCTTTCTCTTCAT GGATGACTTTAGGAAGGCCTACAAGGAAGAGAATCCTGATTCCAAGGGTGTTAAGGAG GTTGCAAAGCAGGGTGGTGAGAAATGGAAGTCCATGACTGATGAA GAGAAGAAACCCTATCTGGATAAGGCTGCTGAGCTCAAAGCTGAGTATGAGAAGGCTGTTGAGTCTCATAACACTGATAATGCAGAG GATGAAGGGGCATCGGACAAGGAAGACGATAAGGAAGAAGATAAGGAAGCTGCAGAGAAAGAAGTCGAAGATGAAGTGTCTGACCCGGAGTAG
- the LOC116189152 gene encoding MDIS1-interacting receptor like kinase 2, producing the protein MQILRWASLLFQLFLTFSGFIESSQGEAAAVLCAEQDRASLLSFKARILRDTTEILSSWTGRDCCVDWEGVTCQPSTGRVSGLILQASAEDTGSFMKGTLSPSLANLRSLEVLVISGMKRIRGTIPDSLSNLTRLTQLVLEYNSLEGTVPSSLARLTSLQTLSLNGNRLVGAFPPSLGNLRSVLQLNLARNSLSGPIPPPIFGVGGLQKLQFLDLSLNLFSGSVPEFSGRFPNLTNVDLSSNQLSGQIPDSVLSLSSLSSLSLSHNRLSGRIPDRIGSLRSLSQLQLSGNRFSGQIPASISRLQSLWNLNLSRNELSGPLPISLGRGLPSLSTIDLSYNNLSLGTTVPEWIRNRQLYDVRLAGCKLRGSLPIFTKPDSLTTIDLSDNYLADGTSSFFANMTSLNEVKLGNNQLKFDVSKIPFPNGLRTLDLRSNQLVGPLSAILNNRTSSSLEVLDVSSNQLSGNIPELGQGSSLKVLNVAGNKIVGQIPGSISNLGELQRLDISRNQIGGTIPPSLGQLTKLRWLDISVNGISGRIPSSFLGLGGLQHANFRANRLCGEIPQGRPFNIFPAVAYAHNLCLCGKPLPPCRRNHQ; encoded by the coding sequence ATGCAGATTTTGAGATGGGCTTCTCTCCTTTTCCAGTTGTTCCTCACTTTCAGTGGCTTCATCGAGTCTTCCCAAGGTGAAGCAGCAGCAGTATTGTGCGCAGAGCAGGATAGAGCCTCTCTCCTCAGCTTCAAGGCAAGGATCCTGAGGGACACGACAGAGATCCTGTCCTCATGGACAGGGAGAGACTGCTGTGTCGACTGGGAAGGCGTGACTTGTCAGCCGTCCACTGGCAGAGTCTCGGGGCTCATTCTGCAGGCAAGTGCCGAGGACACTGGGAGTTTCATGAAGGGCACTCTGTCGCCTTCCCTGGCCAACTTGCGTTCCTTGGAAGTTCTGGTCATCTCTGGGATGAAACGCATCCGGGGGACCATCCCCGACAGCCTTTCCAACCTCACTCGCCTCACTCAACTCGTCCTCGAATACAACTCCCTCGAGGGAACCGTCCCTTCCAGTCTCGCACGCTTGACCTCTTTGCAGACACTCTCCCTCAATGGGAACCGTCTCGTTGGCGCGTTCCCTCCGAGTTTAGGGAACCTCCGGAGTGTCCTCCAGCTGAATTTGGCCAGAAACTCCCTCTCTGGCCCGATCCCGCCTCCCATTTTCGGAGTAGGGGGCCTCCAGAAGCTGCAGTTCCTTGATCTCAGCCTCAACCTCTTCTCCGGGTCCGTTCCGGAATTTTCAGGGCGGTTCCCGAACCTCACCAATGTCGACCTCTCCAGTAACCAGCTTTCGGGTCAGATACCCGATTCGGTTCTCTCCCTGTCGAGTCTTTCTTCGCTTTCCTTGAGCCACAACCGCCTCTCTGGAAGAATCCCTGACCGGATTGGGAGTTTGAGATCACTCTCTCAACTTCAGTTATCTGGCAACCGCTTCTCCGGCCAAATCCCGGCTTCCATTTCGAGGTTGCAGAGCCTCTGGAACCTCAACTTGTCACGAAACGAGCTATCAGGCCCTCTGCCCATCTCTCTAGGACGGGGCCTTCCTTCCCTGTCAACAATAGACCTGTCTTATAACAACCTCAGCTTAGGGACAACCGTTCCTGAATGGATCAGAAACAGACAACTGTACGATGTTCGGCTCGCGGGTTGCAAGCTCAGAGGAAGCCTCCCCATCTTCACAAAGCCTGATTCTCTGACCACCATCGACCTGTCGGACAACTACCTCGCAGATGGAACTTCGAGTTTCTTTGCAAACATGACGAGTTTGAACGAAGTCAAGCTCGGGAACAACCAGCTGAAGTTCGACGTTTCCAAAATCCCATTCCCGAACGGGCTCCGCACTCTTGACCTCCGCTCGAATCAGCTCGTGGGCCCGCTCTCTGCAATCTTGAACAACAGGACGAGCAGCTCCTTGGAGGTATTAGATGTCTCCAGCAACCAACTATCAGGCAACATCCCCGAACTGGGCCAAGGATCGAGCTTGAAGGTGCTGAACGTTGCAGGAAACAAGATCGTGGGACAGATCCCTGGTTCGATCTCAAACCTCGGCGAACTCCAGAGGCTGGACATTTCCAGGAACCAGATCGGTGGTACCATCCCCCCGAGTTTGGGCCAACTGACTAAGCTCCGGTGGTTGGATATCTCTGTCAATGGTATCTCGGGTCGAATTCCAAGCAGCTTCCTTGGGCTGGGCGGTCTGCAGCATGCAAACTTCAGGGCCAACAGGCTCTGTGGAGAGATCCCACAGGGAAGGCCCTTTAACATATTCCCGGCCGTGGCTTATGCCCACAATCTGTGCTTATGTGGCAAGCCATTGCCACCTTGTCGGAGGAACCACCAGTAG